TGACCACGCCGGCGGTGATCCAGCCGCTCGTCGCGAGTGTGCGCGGCGCTCCGGAGGCGTGATGGCGGATGACGACGGCATCCGCTCCCATCGCCTGCAGGGTCTGCGCGGTGTCCTTGAGGCTCTCGCCCTTCGAGACGCTGGATCCCTTCGCGGCGAAGTTGATGACATCGGCCGAGAGGCGCTTGGCGGCGGCCTCGAAGGAGATGCGCGTGCGCGTGGAATCTTCGAAGAACAGGTTCACCACGGTCTTGCCGCGCAGGGTCGGGAGCTTCTTGTTCTCGCGCGACTGCGTGTCGGCCATGTCCTCAGCGACGTCGAGGATGCGCAGAGCGCTCGTTCGATCGAGGGTTCGGGTGTCGAGGAGGTGTCTCATTCTCCGATCGTCACCGCCTCGGCGCCGTCGTTCTCGAACAGGCGCACGTTGACGCGCTCCTGGCGGGACGACGGGATGTTCTTGCCGACGAAGTCGGGGCGGATCGGGAGCTCACGGTGTCCGCGGTCCACGAGGATCGCCAGTCGCACGGTCGACGGTCGCCCGATCGACTGGATCGCGTCGAGAGCGGCGCGGATGCTGCGCCCTGAGAACAGCACATCATCGACGAGCACGACCGTCTTGCCGTCGATCCCTCCGGCGGGGATGTCGGTGGGCTGCGGAGACCTGGTCGGGTGCTTGGCGAGGTCGTCGCGGAAAAGCGTGACGTCCAGAGAACCGGTCGCCACCGACGTCTGGGCGATGCTGCTGATCAGCGTGCCGAGGCGGTGGGCGAGAGTGACTCCGCGGGTCGGAATGCCCAGCAGGACGAGGTTCTCAGCTCCCCGGTTGGATTCGAGGATCTCGTGCGCGATACGGGTCAGAGCCCGCGAGATATCGGCTTCATGCAGCACAGTACGTGCGCTCATTCACCGCTCCCTTCTCCGCCTCTCTGGACGGTGTTAAAGGTTGCTTGCTGGTCCAGCTTAGCGGAGCGCACGATCCACCCGCGCTCAGACTCCCAGGCGCAGGGCGTCGTCCGTGACGTCGTCGACCTTCTTCGCCCGGATCGGATGCCCCGTGGTGCTCAGGCAGCGCCCGGTCTTAAGATCCCACTTCCAGTCGTGCATGCTGCAGGTCAGCACGCCGTCCTCGTCGACCTTGCCCGTCTTTGTGAGGTCGGCGCGCAGGTGCGGGCAGCGTCGCTGCACGACCCAGTCGCCGATCTCGGCGTCCTCGGTCTGGTCGGTCTGCTCGGAGTACCAGTTCTCCACGTACTCGATCCGATCGACCGAGAGGCACTTGAGGAACGTCGTGAGGAACTCGTTGAACTTGCCGCTGCGTCCGACGTGGAACTGCATCGAGAGGAAGATCGAGTTCGACCAGTCGATCTCGTGATCGCGGATGTTGGTGGAGACCAGATCAGCGGGGATCGTGTACCAGTAGATGCACTCCTCCCCCGCGTACTCCCGGACCTTGGCCCGCGGGAAGTCGACCACCATGTCGAGATCGCCGATGCGGAACCGCACGCAACCGCCGACGCCGAGGCGGATGGTGCGCGACTTCTTCAGCAGCGGCTCCCACCACGCCTTCAGTGTCTCGAGCATCTCCGCGGGCGGGATGGTCTCTGCGCGCGACGCCTCCTCGTCACGGATCTCCTGCTGGCGACTGGCGCGCTGCGACTCGAGGTACTCCCACTTCTCGTCGAAGATGTGGGCGATCTCGGCATCCGTGTACAGCGTCTGCGTGATCGCCATGTCGGTGTGATCCAGCTCGACCACGGTGCCGGGCACGAACAGCTGCCCGTCGTACTGCGGCGCCTTTTCCTCGAGGTGCGCGAGGAACTGCTTCTGATCCGTGAAGATCGAGTCGTCGTCGAGACCGAAGCCGTTGTACTTGAACAGGTCGTCGCGCAGGAACATCGGCGGCCCTGCCATCGGGAACACATGCGGAGCGTCGACCTTCTCGATGTAGAACATCGCGCGCTTGTTCTGCGCGTCGCGCTTCAGACGGGCGAAGTTCTGCTTCGCATCCTGCGGCAGGTCGTAGACCATCGGCCACCAGATCGCGCCGGACGTCTGCGTGAAGTACGCATCCGGCTTGCCGAAGCTCAAGAGCCTCTCGAGGTCGAGCGGATGCGAGTCGTTCTGGTTGAGCACGGATGCCGTGCCATCGTCGACGCTGAGCGATGAGTCGCCGATCGGGCCGTCACTGGGAGCGCGCAGCGGGGTGATCATGATCTTCAGCTCACCGCGCTGAATCACTTCACCTGCCGGTGCGTAGGTGATGTTGTCATAGCCGAGCGCGCGGATGTCCTTCTCGAGGTCGTCGATCGGATAGTCCGGCAGCAGCACCTCGATGTCCTTGCGGATGTAGCGCTGCAGCAGTGTCGGATCGAAGTGATCGCGGTGGCGGTGCGAGATGTACAGGAAATCCGCTTCCCGCCCATACTTCTCCCAGTCGAGACCCCGGTTGTCGGGGAACGGGAACCAGGAACCATAGAACGACGGACCGAGCACCGGGTCGCAGATGATGTTTCCGCCGACCGTTTCGATGAACATGCCGGCGTGACCGAGCCCCGTGATCCGCATTGCGCTCCTTCTGAGATTGACCTCACGATTCTACCCGGGGCCCTCTGAGCGCACGCCGAGGCCGGGCCGGGCGAAACGATCGCACCGATGGCGTCAGCGAGCCGCAGCGGCACGCACGCGCACGATCGCGGTCTTGAACTCCGGCATCGCCGACACAGGGTCGGTGGCATCGATCGTCAGCAGGTTCGCACTGTGTTCGCCGGGAAAGTGAAAGGGCAGGAACACGGTATCCGGCCGGATGGTCGTGCTGGTCGCGACCGTCGCCATGACGGTGCCGCGGCTGTTCTCGAGCACGGCAGGGTCACCATCGCGGAGCCCTCGGTCGGCAGCCGTCGATGGATGCATCGTCGCTTCCATCACACTCCGCGCGGCCATCAGTTCCGGCACCCGTCGAGTCTGCGCACCGGACTGATAGTGCTCCAGCAACCGACCGGTGACGAGTGTCAGTTCGTCGCCGGTCGCGACGTTCTCTGGTCGCGCAGTGACCGATACCGCCACGATGCGGGCTCGGCCATCGGGATGCCGGTACCCGTCGAGCAGCGGACGCGGTGTGCCGATGCTTCCGCTCGGGTACGGCCAGTAGGCCTCCCGACCGTCGTCCAGCAGAGCATGACTGAGCCCGGAATAGTCCGCGATGCCGCCCGCAGAGGCTCGCGCCAGTTCGTCGAACACGAGTGCGGGATCGACGTCGAAACGACCAGGCGCGTTCAGCCGACGAGCCAGCTCGGAGAAGATCCACAGTTCACTGCGTACTCCGTCAGGCGGCGCCGTCGCGCGCCTGCGCCGGAGCACTCGCCCTTCCAGGTTCGTCATGGTGCCCTCCTCCTCAGCCCACTGCGTCACCGGAAGCACGATGTCGGCCATCGCCGCGGTCTCGGAGAGGAAGAAGTCGCAGACGACGAGAAGTTGCAACCGGCCGAGCCGTCTTCGCACTGCACCCGCATCCGGCGCCGAGATGACCGGGTTCGAACCGTGCACCAGCAGGGCTCGGATCCCGTCCGGCTCGTCGATGGAGGCGAGCAGCTGAACGGCAGGCAGACCGGGACCGGGGATGTCGTCGGCGTTCACGCCCCACACATCGGCGACGTGAGCGCGTGCAGCAGGGTCGGTGATCTTGCGGTAGCCGGGTAGTTGGTCGCTCTTCTGGCCGTGCTCACGACCGCCCTGACCGTTTCCCTGCCCGGTGAGCGTTCCGTAGCCGCTGCCGGGCCGGGTGGGCAGTCCGAGGATGAGAGCGAGGTTGATGGCCGCTGTCGCAGTGTCGGTGCCGTTGGCGTGCTGTTCGACGCCGCGGCCGGTGAGGATGAACGTCTCCGCCCCTGACGAGAGACGCCGCGCCACATCGCGCAACGCGTGCACGGGTACGCCCGTCACCTGCTGCACACGGGCCGGCCACCATGCAGCCACGCTGCGGCGCAGGTCATCGAATCCGATGGTGTGCTCCTCTACCCCCTTCGCGTCGTACATCCGCTCCGAGATCACGATGTGCGTGAGACCGAGCAGCAGCTCAAGGTCGGTCCCCGGCGCAGGTGCCACGTGCAGCCCCTGCCCGTCTTCGGTCAGCCGTGCCGTCGCGCTGCGGCGCGGATCGACGACGATGAGGCCGCCAGCCTCTCGGACACCGGCGAGGTGCGACAGAAACGGAGGCATGGTCTCTGCGACGTTCGAGCCCAGCATCAGGACGGTCTTCGCTGCATCCAGATCGGTCAGCGGGAACGGCAGACCCCGGTCGATACCGAACGCGCGGTTCGCCGCCGCTGCTGCGGACGACATGCAGAAGCGACCGTTGTAGTCGATGCGCGATGTGCCGAGCGCGATGCGCGCGAACTTTCCCAGCTGATAGGCCTTCTCGTTCGTGAGGCCGCCGCCCCCGAAGACGCCGATGCTGTCGTGGCCGGACTCGATCTGAAGGTCTCGAATGCGCTGCGCGAGGAGGTCGAGCGCGGTGGACCACTCCGTCGCCACGAGTTCGCCGCGAGCGTCTCGGACGAGAGGTGTGCGTATGCGCTCATCGGAATCCAACAGGGTCGAAGAGGTCCAGCCCTTCTTGCACAGGCCGCCGCGGTTGGTCGGGAAGGAGCGGCCTGTGACTGTCAGCGTCGGTTCGTCGAGCGCAGCATCCGCGGCTCTCGGCGTGAGAGTCATCGCGCATTGCAGCGCGCAGTATGGGCAATGGGTGTGGGTCTCGACGTTCATGCCGGCGCTGCCTGCGCGGCCGACGCGAACCTGTCGATGAGTTCGGCAAGACGAGGCTTGCATCCCCCGCAGCCGGTGCCGGCGCGCGTGTCACGGCCCAGGCACGCCACGGTATCGCTGCCGGCGGCGACCGATTCCTCGATGCGCTGCACGGTGACGCCGTTGCACCAGCACACCGTCGCCGTCGGGGCGAAGGCGTCGGCACTCGCGATCGCACCGTCATCCGCGCCGTCCAATCGCAGCAGCAGAGAACGATCGGCAGGCAGCTCGCCGCGACGGTCGTACAGGAGCGTGAGCTCGGCGCCGGTGCGCGGCATCCCGACGCAGGCGAAGGCTTCGAGGATCCCGTCTCTGGTCACCACTTTGAGGTAGCGGCCGTGCTGCGGATCGGCCCACTCGGCGACGTGCCGGTGCGGCATCGGCTCGCCGGGCGGTGGGGAATCCCAGACGTCCACATCGACATCGCCCACCGCCACCACATCGATCTCGTCGGCCTTCAGCATGACGACGGTGTCTCTCTCGACTGGTGCCGCCATGGGGATCGCCTCGCCTGCGGCGTCCGCTGTGAGCCGATGGCCCAGCCAGTCGGCTTGTCGCCATCCTGGACCGATGAGCCCTGATGGCGCACCAGGCAGGCGCGTCAGCGCGGCCGTGTCATCCGTTCGCTCCACCACGTGGGCGCAGTCGCCGATCGCGTAGATGTGCTCGTCGGTCCACGAACGGAAATTCTCGTCCACGACGATCCCGGCAGCGGTGCGCAGCCCCGCCAGCGTCGCCAGTTCCGCTCGCGCACCGACGCCGCACGACAGCACCAGCAGGTCTCCTCGAACGTAGTTGCCGTCAGCCGTGACCAGCGCGTCGAATGTGCGCACGCCGTCGCCGTCCGTGTGGAATGCGACCGCCTCGGCCCTGCTATGCGCGTACACCGCCACACCGCTCGCGCGCAGCGCGCGCGAGAGCACAGTGCCGGATCCTCGATCGAGGCTGCGCGGCATGGGCGTGGGGCCGTGGTGCACGACGCCGACCTCAGCGCCGGCCTTCGCAGCGAGCAGCGCGAACTCGAGGCCGAGGACCCCGGCCCCGAGCACGATGATCCGCGACCGCTCGTCTACGGCCGCACGTACGCGCTCCGCGTCGGCAAGATCACGCAGCACTGTGACGCCGGCCGGCAGCGCCGGGTCGGCACCGATCGCACCGGATCCCGCTCTGGACAACGACGACAGATCGAAGGCCGGCCGATCGATGCCGGTGAGCGTGGGCACGTTCGCACGAGCACCGGTCGCGAGCACGAGCCGGTCGTACGACACGCTCTCTCCGGTCGACAGCTCCACCTGCCTGCTCAGCCGATCGATATCGGTGACCCTGGTATCCAGATGCACGTGCACGCCGGCGTTCATGCTCGCCTGCGGGTCGTGCAGGGTGATGCTCGCGGCATCCGTTCGACCGACCGTCATCTCCGCCACTCGAACCCTGTTGTACGGGGCCTCCTTCTCCGCGCCGATGACAGTGAGATCGATGAGGCCTTTCTTCATCGCAGGAAGCAGCTCTTCGCACAGCCGGGCGCCGACCGGGCCGAACCCGACGATCACGACCCGAAGTCGCGATTCGCGGTCGGACACCTTCAGATCCGCCGTCCGTCGAGAGAAGCGCGGGGCACGGCATACGCGAGCACCGTGATCACGAGGAGGACGAGGTACGCGACACCGAAGCCGATGAACGCCGCCTGGTAGCCGCCGGATGCGAGCTGTGACGCGTTCAGCACCTGTGGAACCACGAATCCGCCGTAAGCTCCGAGCCCGGAGATGAGCCCGAGCGCGGCTGCGGCACGACGCGCCACCATGGCGCCGTCGCCCTCCCGACGCGCGACGGCCCTCGCGGAGAACACGATGGGGATCATCCGGTACGTGGAGCCGTTCCCGACTCCCGTTGCGGCGAAGAGCAGCAGGAAGCAGGCGAGGAACAGCCAGAACTGGCCGAGCGCGAGCACCCCGAGGATGCTGAAGGCGCCGACCGCCATGACCGCGAAGGCTGCGATCGTCACCCGTGCGCCACCGAAGCGGTCGGCCAGACGCCCGCCCAACGGTCGGAACAGGGAACCGACGAGGGCGCCGAGGAATGCCAGGGACACCACGGCGGTGCCGACGTGCAGGGAGCCGAACTCGGGGAACTCATCCACGATCAGCTTGGGGAACACACTCGAGAATCCGATGAACGATCCGAAGGTGCCCACATACAGCAGTGCGAGCAGCCACAGGTGAGGTTCCCGCAACGCTGCTGCGGATCCTGCGAAATCGGCCTTCGCCGAGGACAGGTTGTCCATGTACCGCCAGGCGCCCCAGGCGGCCAGCAGGATGAAGGGCACCCACATCCAACCGGCGATCGGCAGACCGAGACCGATGCCGGCGACGATCGAGACCACGATCGGTACGAAGAACTGCGCGACCGAGGTCCCCAGGTTCCCACCCGCTGCGTTGAGTCCGAGTGCCCACCCCTTCTCCCGCTGAGGGAAGAAGTACGTGATGTTCGCCATGGAGCTGGCGAAGTTGCCGCCGCCGAAACCTGCGAGGCCGGCGATGATCAGCATCATCCAGAACGGCGTGTCCGGGTTGCCCACCGAGATCGCGAGCAGCGACGCCGGGATCAGCAGCAGCAGAGCGGAGACGATCGTCCAGTTGCGTCCGCCGAAGCGCGGCACCATGAACGTGTAGGGGAAGCGCAGCGTCGCTCCGACGAGGCTCGGCACGGACAACAGCCAGAACGTCTCAGCGCTGGTGAAGGTGAAGCCTGCCGCGGGAAGCAGCACGACCACGACGCTCCACAGCTGCCAGACGATGAAACCGAGGAATTCCGCGTAGA
The DNA window shown above is from Microbacterium murale and carries:
- the pyrR gene encoding bifunctional pyr operon transcriptional regulator/uracil phosphoribosyltransferase PyrR; its protein translation is MSARTVLHEADISRALTRIAHEILESNRGAENLVLLGIPTRGVTLAHRLGTLISSIAQTSVATGSLDVTLFRDDLAKHPTRSPQPTDIPAGGIDGKTVVLVDDVLFSGRSIRAALDAIQSIGRPSTVRLAILVDRGHRELPIRPDFVGKNIPSSRQERVNVRLFENDGAEAVTIGE
- a CDS encoding Rieske 2Fe-2S domain-containing protein, which produces MRITGLGHAGMFIETVGGNIICDPVLGPSFYGSWFPFPDNRGLDWEKYGREADFLYISHRHRDHFDPTLLQRYIRKDIEVLLPDYPIDDLEKDIRALGYDNITYAPAGEVIQRGELKIMITPLRAPSDGPIGDSSLSVDDGTASVLNQNDSHPLDLERLLSFGKPDAYFTQTSGAIWWPMVYDLPQDAKQNFARLKRDAQNKRAMFYIEKVDAPHVFPMAGPPMFLRDDLFKYNGFGLDDDSIFTDQKQFLAHLEEKAPQYDGQLFVPGTVVELDHTDMAITQTLYTDAEIAHIFDEKWEYLESQRASRQQEIRDEEASRAETIPPAEMLETLKAWWEPLLKKSRTIRLGVGGCVRFRIGDLDMVVDFPRAKVREYAGEECIYWYTIPADLVSTNIRDHEIDWSNSIFLSMQFHVGRSGKFNEFLTTFLKCLSVDRIEYVENWYSEQTDQTEDAEIGDWVVQRRCPHLRADLTKTGKVDEDGVLTCSMHDWKWDLKTGRCLSTTGHPIRAKKVDDVTDDALRLGV
- a CDS encoding molybdopterin oxidoreductase family protein — encoded protein: MNVETHTHCPYCALQCAMTLTPRAADAALDEPTLTVTGRSFPTNRGGLCKKGWTSSTLLDSDERIRTPLVRDARGELVATEWSTALDLLAQRIRDLQIESGHDSIGVFGGGGLTNEKAYQLGKFARIALGTSRIDYNGRFCMSSAAAAANRAFGIDRGLPFPLTDLDAAKTVLMLGSNVAETMPPFLSHLAGVREAGGLIVVDPRRSATARLTEDGQGLHVAPAPGTDLELLLGLTHIVISERMYDAKGVEEHTIGFDDLRRSVAAWWPARVQQVTGVPVHALRDVARRLSSGAETFILTGRGVEQHANGTDTATAAINLALILGLPTRPGSGYGTLTGQGNGQGGREHGQKSDQLPGYRKITDPAARAHVADVWGVNADDIPGPGLPAVQLLASIDEPDGIRALLVHGSNPVISAPDAGAVRRRLGRLQLLVVCDFFLSETAAMADIVLPVTQWAEEEGTMTNLEGRVLRRRRATAPPDGVRSELWIFSELARRLNAPGRFDVDPALVFDELARASAGGIADYSGLSHALLDDGREAYWPYPSGSIGTPRPLLDGYRHPDGRARIVAVSVTARPENVATGDELTLVTGRLLEHYQSGAQTRRVPELMAARSVMEATMHPSTAADRGLRDGDPAVLENSRGTVMATVATSTTIRPDTVFLPFHFPGEHSANLLTIDATDPVSAMPEFKTAIVRVRAAAAR
- a CDS encoding FAD-dependent oxidoreductase translates to MSDRESRLRVVIVGFGPVGARLCEELLPAMKKGLIDLTVIGAEKEAPYNRVRVAEMTVGRTDAASITLHDPQASMNAGVHVHLDTRVTDIDRLSRQVELSTGESVSYDRLVLATGARANVPTLTGIDRPAFDLSSLSRAGSGAIGADPALPAGVTVLRDLADAERVRAAVDERSRIIVLGAGVLGLEFALLAAKAGAEVGVVHHGPTPMPRSLDRGSGTVLSRALRASGVAVYAHSRAEAVAFHTDGDGVRTFDALVTADGNYVRGDLLVLSCGVGARAELATLAGLRTAAGIVVDENFRSWTDEHIYAIGDCAHVVERTDDTAALTRLPGAPSGLIGPGWRQADWLGHRLTADAAGEAIPMAAPVERDTVVMLKADEIDVVAVGDVDVDVWDSPPPGEPMPHRHVAEWADPQHGRYLKVVTRDGILEAFACVGMPRTGAELTLLYDRRGELPADRSLLLRLDGADDGAIASADAFAPTATVCWCNGVTVQRIEESVAAGSDTVACLGRDTRAGTGCGGCKPRLAELIDRFASAAQAAPA
- a CDS encoding MFS transporter yields the protein MVDAVPSGSFGPARLREPAVVISSVSPAQDQHARSIALTRRPGRWIDGFDPENTEFWKGEGRPIARRNLGWSIYAEFLGFIVWQLWSVVVVLLPAAGFTFTSAETFWLLSVPSLVGATLRFPYTFMVPRFGGRNWTIVSALLLLIPASLLAISVGNPDTPFWMMLIIAGLAGFGGGNFASSMANITYFFPQREKGWALGLNAAGGNLGTSVAQFFVPIVVSIVAGIGLGLPIAGWMWVPFILLAAWGAWRYMDNLSSAKADFAGSAAALREPHLWLLALLYVGTFGSFIGFSSVFPKLIVDEFPEFGSLHVGTAVVSLAFLGALVGSLFRPLGGRLADRFGGARVTIAAFAVMAVGAFSILGVLALGQFWLFLACFLLLFAATGVGNGSTYRMIPIVFSARAVARREGDGAMVARRAAAALGLISGLGAYGGFVVPQVLNASQLASGGYQAAFIGFGVAYLVLLVITVLAYAVPRASLDGRRI